gtgtcctgcagggctgctgagctgcacagctttCCTGAAAGTCTTCCCCAAGGAGTGAAGCACCTCGATCTGTCCCACAACCTCCTGCAGAACCTGTCAGAGAGCCACCTGCCTGCACTGGGGCAGCTCGAGCACCTGGACCTGTGCTCCAACCTCCTGGAGACCATCTCAGGGCCAGTGCTGGCCCGGCTGCCCCggctgcacacactgctgctgggtTCCAACCGCCTGCACCAAAACTACCGGGACAATGCAATGGCTTTCAGTGCACTGCGAGGTACAGAGATGCTGGACCTATCAGCCAATGGCTTGGAGAACCACATGGTGGGGGGCTTCCTGAGTGGCCTCACTGCACTGCGGGCACTGCACCTGTCCGGGAACAGGCTgagccagctgccagcaggcaTTTTCCAGGGCTCCCCGCAGCTGAGTGAGCTGGACCTCAGCAACAACTACATCATGGACATCGAGGAGGGAGTGTTCGAGGCACTGCGGGAGCTGGCGGTGCTCAGCCTGGCCCTGAACTCCCTGCACTGCCTCTCCAGCTTCAGCCTGCGGCAGCTGCAAGTACTAAACCTGAGCCACAATGCCCTGGAGATTTTTGGCTGGGAGGAGGGACAGGGGCCCTACCTGCTCCAGGTGCTTGACCTGAGCCACAACCGGCTGCTCTTCTTCCCACAGCTCCCGGCTGCACATCACCTCGTGCACCTCAACCTCTCCCACAATGCTATCACTTCACTGGACCCCAGCTCACACCACCCAGCACAGTTTGTGCTGCGCTATGAGGAGATGGCGAGCTTCAACACCTCACTGGGCACCGCAGCCAGCCTGACCCGCCTGGCCAAGCTGGACCTCAGCTACaactgcctgcagctgctcccactgctgttCTTCCGTGCCATGCACTCCCTGCTCACTCTCAGTGTGGCCATGAACTGCCTCCAGGATATCACCATGGAGCTGGTGACTAGGGacggggatggggacaggaatggcacagctgtgtggCAGGAGGACACAGCGCTCTCTGTGCATTCCATGGACCTCCATGGCAATGCCATCCGTGCTCTGCCCCATTGGTTCTTTGATGTCCTGCCCCAACTGGAAGCCATTGACCTGGGCTCCAACAGCCTTCAACCCTGTGGGAGTGACATGGGCAGCACTTCAGGAGGGGGCTCTCCAGGGGCAGAACCCTGCACTGCCTTCCACAGCATcccccacctgcagcacctcAGCCTTCGCAGGAACAGCCTCACCCAGCTGCTGCCCCGCACCTTCAGCCAGACCCCACTGCTCTCCTTGGACCTGTCTGAGAACCGGGGCCTGGCTGTACCGTGGGCGGTGCTGGAGGGTCTGGAGCACTCCCTGCaacagctctggctgcaggggAACCACATGGACAACAGCAGGGCTGAGATCCCCTGCCTGGATGAGCTCAGGGTGTTGGACCTCTCAGACAACAATCTAAGCCTTCTGCCCATGGGTTTGTTCTGCTCCCCGCTGCAAACCCTGGATGTCAGTGGCAACAAGCTGCCAGCGCTGCCTAAGCAGGCACTGATGAGGTGGACCCACAGCCTGCAGGCACTGTGCCTAGCAGGGAACCCCTTCCACTGCTGCGAGCTGGGCTGGCTGgatgagctgcaggcagctggtgTGCAACTGCCTGACTTGCACCGCGCATGCTGCATCCACCACAGCATCACAAACAGGACAGCACCACTCAGCAGCCGCCCGCCGTGGCCATGCCCGCAGCCCTGGGATGGCAAAttggtgctggtgctggcagcCTTGCTAGGTGTCCTGCTGTGTGCGGGCTGCGGGTTGTGCTGGCTGCGGGGCAACAGGGTGGGCGtcctgcacccccagccccaaacaGAGAGAGAGGCTGAGGGGGGGCCAGCGCACAGTGACACTAAAGTATAGCCAGGAGAACATCTGTGTTGTCAATAATACTAGTAGTATGATGGGGGGCACCTCATTAGTATGATAGGGAGGCACCTCTGCCAATATGCTGTGTGTTCTGCAGATGTGATCGCACACACCCAGTGCTGGGCAGGCACCAGGCAGAGCTGGGTCCCTGCAGCCCATTCTTTGCAGGGAGGAAGGTGCCACATCCACAGGGCCACAAGTAGTGTCAGGAGAGGTTCTGCCCTCTGCTCATAGGAAGGGGATTGTCCCTGCAGCCGGGAGCGTGGTGCCACCACCATGAGTTCAACAGCCTGGCTCTCAGCTGGCACCCATAGGGTCAGCAAGGGATGAACAGGGCAGCAGATGAGTGCTGGCTTTGCCATGGGGCTGAGAAATCAAGGAGAGCCACCACGGAAAGGCAAAGAGGGGCTGAGGTGTGGAAATCAATCCAGGGAAACA
This region of Coturnix japonica isolate 7356 chromosome 4, Coturnix japonica 2.1, whole genome shotgun sequence genomic DNA includes:
- the LOC107312602 gene encoding transforming growth factor beta activator LRRC32-like: MRSVPGAGCLLLCLLPAILRAQAGGEAKLRPPPCQQSLTKVSCRAAELHSFPESLPQGVKHLDLSHNLLQNLSESHLPALGQLEHLDLCSNLLETISGPVLARLPRLHTLLLGSNRLHQNYRDNAMAFSALRGTEMLDLSANGLENHMVGGFLSGLTALRALHLSGNRLSQLPAGIFQGSPQLSELDLSNNYIMDIEEGVFEALRELAVLSLALNSLHCLSSFSLRQLQVLNLSHNALEIFGWEEGQGPYLLQVLDLSHNRLLFFPQLPAAHHLVHLNLSHNAITSLDPSSHHPAQFVLRYEEMASFNTSLGTAASLTRLAKLDLSYNCLQLLPLLFFRAMHSLLTLSVAMNCLQDITMELVTRDGDGDRNGTAVWQEDTALSVHSMDLHGNAIRALPHWFFDVLPQLEAIDLGSNSLQPCGSDMGSTSGGGSPGAEPCTAFHSIPHLQHLSLRRNSLTQLLPRTFSQTPLLSLDLSENRGLAVPWAVLEGLEHSLQQLWLQGNHMDNSRAEIPCLDELRVLDLSDNNLSLLPMGLFCSPLQTLDVSGNKLPALPKQALMRWTHSLQALCLAGNPFHCCELGWLDELQAAGVQLPDLHRACCIHHSITNRTAPLSSRPPWPCPQPWDGKLVLVLAALLGVLLCAGCGLCWLRGNRVGVLHPQPQTEREAEGGPAHSDTKV